In Epinephelus lanceolatus isolate andai-2023 chromosome 7, ASM4190304v1, whole genome shotgun sequence, the genomic stretch ATATTAGCAGTGGAGAGGGAAGAGCGTAAACATATCACAAGTGTTGAGCCAACAAGAGCAGAGAAGGCAACACACACTAACCAGCAGGAGAGTCGGACTACGCCGTAAGACGATTGGTTGTAGTGTCTCAGAGGGTTCAGGAAAATTTAAATTCCATGACAAATAAGAAAACCAAAGAGCCCCACTACAGCTAATAAATGGACTTCATGGTATCAACATGTAACTCCATGTTTAGAAGCTTTATCATATTTTACAATGTGTGCTGCTCAGTCAGATAACATGGGAAATCTATGGAATACTTTATAGGAAGGAAAGCTGCACACATGCATCCATgcattttacacacacaacCTCACAAACACTCACAACTCATACTGTGTTACTCCCTCTAACAACTGGTCCATGAGTTACGAAAGAGGATGTAGCAAAATGATGTGTATGTCTGTctacctgtgtgggtgtgtgtgtgtgtgtgtgtgtgtgtgtgtgtgtgtgtgtgtgtgtgtgaatttctATAAATTGTGGTCATGCTACATGAATCCATTTGTTACTGTAGGCCACTCCCACTGCCCCGCACCAAACatacaccttcacacacacttgacctccATCCCCAATTTCCCCAAGGGTGGGGAAATTTTTGTGGACTGACCCATTTATAGAGTTGCTGGTCACAGCTTAAAAACTAAATTTGAAATGCAAACAGACgttgaaaaaaatacaactgtacTGAAATATTTTATACCTGAGGAGAAGCTGGCGGCACATTCACTGTAGGAGGCTGGTTTAtctgcagagcagagcagcataaCATATTAGCAGTGGAGAGGGAAGAGCGTAAACATTTCACAAATGTAAAGCCAACAAGAGCAGGAGAAGTTCTTTCTATGAAAGGCAACACACACTAACCAGTGGGCGAGTCAGACTACGCTGTGAGAAGACTAGTTTTGGTGTCTCAGAGGGCTGACTGAGGTAGTGTGGCCTCCATCTAGAAGGCTCACTGTCATTCTGAATTTGGAGTAAACAGAACCACAATGGGTAACTATAACAGCAGGACTTTTAACTATACAGTATTGTACACACAGGTAAGGCAGCTTTAATGCAGAGTGTGTCCACCTCTTGGTAACGCTTAGCAGGTTCAGCAGCATCAGTCTCAGGACCGTCCTCTTTGGCAGGGCTCCCCCCACAGCAGCAGTACCTCACACAGCAGAAGAAAAGTAAGGTGAGGGCTACACCAGCGCCAAAAGCCCAGTCAGATGGCACATAAGGTTCGGCTGAAACAATGAGTCAATTAGTCAATGGGCAGAAAATGTACCACTAACAGTTTTGATAACTGACCCTGTAATTTGCAAGAATGTTAATATGTTACTTTAATTAGAGTCTCCCAAATGTGAGAATATACTGCTTTACTCTGATTTGTATTAGTAGTATCATGTATCGTgagtatcatcatcatcagtatcTGTCCTTCTGTAAATCTTGTAAATTGGACATCAAAAACAAAGATGCCAGAATAAAGTAGCAAATAGGTTTTATGACAAGGTAAGATAATTTGATAATATAGTCATCTGACACTTAGAAAACACTTACACTCCACTGCCAGTGACATCTCGAAGGCCGTGTCGCCATTATGATCTCTGATCTCAAAGCGTCCGCTGCATGATGACTGGAGGGCCTCATTTACAATCCCACATGGCTTTAATAGGTCAAACCCTCGGCAACCATATTCATCCGAAACAGGCTGCATCCAGCCGTGACGTACAATCTCAACCATCACTTCTCTCTTTTCACCTGTCCTTTCTGGGAAGAAGAAAACATTGCAGGAGCCCTGTTTCAGATCAAAACTGACGCTGAGGAATTCACCAGATTTCCGTTCATGGGTCTCTGTAGATGCTGAAAGACAAGATGCACAAGACCCAAAATCTTATGAGTATCACACACTCCTCCTGTACAGTCTTGGTTCTTGGTTTCTAGTTTTGTCTTGCACATAACATTGCAGCTGTGATCAGTTTAAAAAGGAGCAGTTCTACATTTTGGGATTTTTTGGGATTCACTTTCTTGCCAacagttagatgagaagatcagtaCCACTCTGGATGTACCCTGATAAAGACTATTGAGGTCAAAACACGTTGGTCATCCATTTATTAACAAAGTGATACTTTTACTCCAAAGGTAACCCACTCCAACTATGAGCACCTTGTTCAGCACATAACTCCCCCTAAAACTGCAACTTGTTTGTAGGCTTTGTAGCTTTTCACCCATTTCCTGTGTTCCAGTGTCttaatatttactgtacagacatgagagtgctatccatcttttcatctaactccCAGCAAGAAAATGAAGAACCAAAGTTCCCAACACGAGGAACTTGTCCGTTTaaggaccagtgtgtaggatttagagggatctATTGGCAGAAGTGGAATATGATAtgcataactatgttttcattagtgtactTTCACCTGTAACTAAGAATAATTGTGTTTTTGGTAGTTTAGAAATGACAACATCAGGGACTGAAAATCGAAGCCAGTGCATATGTGCCAAGAACTGCAGTTCcatgaacggccacttgaggctgtctTCAAGAGCAAATCAGTCCTCTGATAGACCTCATGTTAaagtgcccaactttacagcagaaacaaacatgtttacagtctgctacagaaaaaaagttttagtcTCTAAATCTTacttcaacattcatgacaactattTGGGGGgtgtatttttatataactccaccatttacattttattaaggcttacaCTTACACATGGCTGAGGGTGGGACGCTCTGCGACAAGCTGTCTGCAGACAGTGTCCTCAGCTTATCAGcgagatccacccctcacttctCCCCATTGCGAGCCTCTCTTTTGAACCCCCTCTCTCATCATTGAGTCTTCTACCTGTTTAATTTCCACTATAAATTCTATTACCTCCAAAAATGAAATGATCATCTTAAGGGATTTTAATAAAAACTGGTTATACAGATCCTCTGCTAAAGACAGAAATAATTTTGAGAGTCTGCATATGACACAACTTATTAATGAACCATCACTGTTCCATGTATAGTTCACTTAACTGGTCATCACTTGAAACAAGAAGACATATTCACTGGCTTCATCTGATTTTCAAATGCATACATTTTGACTATCCTCATTATCTAAAACAATATCTAGTCCAGTATTCATCAAGATATCAACTAAGACTTTCAGAACAATCCTATTCCACTGTACCTTCTGTTCATAAACTAATTGGAAAGAGAGCTTTTAGATTTATGGCCCCATCACACTGGAATAAATTACCACCACATATTCGCTCCCTGACATCCTTTCACATGTTCAAAAGCAGTTTGTCTTCTTATTTTAAGTTGAACTGCACATGCTTCAGGtgatgcatatatatatatatatatatatatatatatatatatatatatatatatatatatatatatatatatatatatataaattctctctctcttttcttagGCTATTCTCTTAAAGTTATCTGTGTACTTATTTCCCCAATGCGCTATTGTgacttgtttttacttgttGTGTGTTACCTGTATTGTTGGGTGTTATCCTTGTATTGTCCTGTCTTTGTTGTAACTGGCCTGTTTTGGGCAGTTATTTGTGAAATGTTTCGTGTATTGTTTTGTAATTTCATCTGTTTTCGTTGTTGTATCGGACCCCCTCGAAAATGAGATGATGCATCTCAAGGGGTTTATCCTTAATAAACTTTGAATAATAAATGGATTGGAACCACAGCTGCTGAATTCTGCAAAGGACAAAACTACAAACACTCGAGGTTTGACAGCTATTTCAAGTAAGTTTACCAGTTGATTCTGGAGTATTCATTTCATTAATGTTATAAAACATGAGATTGTTGAGTCCTAACTTTGAACATTGGCACTTACACACATGAAGCTAAATGAGGCTTTTAAGACAAGGCAATAATTCAATAACACAGTctgacacttaaaaaaaacacagaagttACTTACGATTCATTTCCAGTGACACCTCTAAGGCCGTGTCGCCATTCTGATCTCTGACCTCAAAGCGTCCTCTGCATGCCATTTGGAGGGCCTTATTTAAAATTCCACATGACCTGTACAGCTCAAACCCTACGCATTTATACTGATCCAGTCCCCCCTGCAGTTTGCCTTGACGAACAATGTCAATAGTTAATGGCTGACCGTTGCTTTCTGGGAAGAAGTAAATGTTGCAGGAGCTCGGTTCCAGAGCAATAGTAAAGCTGAGGCGTTCACCAGGTTGCCGTTTAAAGTCTTTTGTGATGGCTGGAAGACAGGGAGTGCAAAAGAGAGGATATTAAATTGAGTCTCCATCCAAAAATCGTTTAAGTATCAAACACTCCTCCCGTACAGTCTTGCTTTATGAATATGAAGGTTGCGTATACACTTTAATATcgcaagaaaataaaatgctgtctTCTTTTTAGCTTGATCATTGTGCATGTTTGAGTGATGCTTTTGATAAACCAAGTATTATCTTGACCCACACTGCCATGCAGCCATAACATTACACTAACATACAGTCAATAACATATTACACTTGGGATGCTTAAATCCAAATGGCCCAAGAGAAGAGTGTGACAGCCacagtgttttgaaaaaaaggGGTGCCAGAATAGGAAATTagagaaacagaaaattaaGGAGGATATTCACCTTCTACCTCAAGGGTATGAGTGGTCAATTCTCTCATATCTTTGTCTCTCAGGATGTAGCGACCACTGTCTCTCTGAGTTAAATTCTTCATCATATAGGAGATGTACGTCCTTACATACTTCTTGTCCTCGCTGATTTCAGGGTCTCCTGATTTCCACAAGGTCCTCACATCTGAGCTGTTTTTCGGGTTGAACTCGATGAAGTGAGTCCTTCTGAGCATCCAAAGGTTGTAAATGCTCCCATATTGCTGataaatgacctgtgattggccttGTGAGAGACAGTCCAACAGAAACATTACTGATTTACCAGACACCCACCACCACCTTTGCTTGCATTATCTTTTCCACATTATCTTAACATGCATCTACatatttttgcatgattttatttatttgtgtctgacggaaacaaatattaaaacatcaaataatttaAACCTAACAAACCTggacatatacagtatataaccATAATATTATATGTAGTGACTCCACGTTTACACGGCTACAAATGCCAATCATATTCAAATCTTTTACTTATATAAATCTAGCAAGAGGTACTTCTGACTAAATGTTTTAAGCTAAACTTAACGTTAAAGCATTGACTCCCTAAGATAAAAAGTGGATATTATAACTTgagtgcactttttttttttttttaaattgtgcaacatactgtatacaacatactgtatacaacaaattgtatataaatataaattttgtAAGACACAAAACATAATGAACCTATTAGTATTGCAGGCCAAGTTAGAAATATGTTATTAATGTTAGCACATGATTTGTTCACAGCACATTTAATCTACAATAATGCAATTTAGTGTataaaattaaagcaaaaagagactgtagctgtcaaataaatatacTTAAGTAAAAGGTACGATTATCTCCTTTGAAATGTAGTTAAGTAAGAGTGTAAAGCAGCATTTTAGCATTTAGCAGTCTTGCTAAAGTAGGACTAATAATGTTTACACTTACCCATACAAACAAAGGCACCCAGCAACAACCACACAAACATCATCTTCCGTGATTCAAAACACGAAACCCCAGTCTAGTGTAAACCGTCGCCGACCAGTTTATGGTTTTCGAGACTTAACTAACCCAAAACATCTCAATGCAGTCACAACATTAAGGCAGGAGCAGTGCAGTGGACATGTTCCGTACTGAATCGTTATTGGATTCGGTCTTGACCAACCCTGAAGGGCGTTGCTATGGGTGTTGCCATGATGCGTTTATGTACTATCGGAGATAAATGTTGTCAGGCCGCCCGTGAGCTCTATTAACCACTAATAAAGCTTCATACTATGGTAAAGAGCTCAAGAGTCGGTAAAATGTGAATTATATGGAGATAGTTAGGTTATTCGAGGGGCCATTTAGCGTTGACATTTTCATCTAAAAAAATTCGAGGGTCTACATGACGTCATCAAGCTGCGCCCCATGTAGCACTAAGAAAGGCTTATATAGTATTTACATAAGGAGATAAGAAAATGTAGGCAAACTATTGTGTAGCGAGTGGTGAAACAAACGTAAATATAGATTTAAGGCACACAAGATACGTGAATACTCACTGTCAGTGTGATTAAGCGCAAAGTGATGCTGGTGACAGACAGTTACAAGTGATGGATAGCTAGCTTAAGCTGAAGGCTGCTGCAGTAGGCTACATCAAGGGCGtagggtttatttcaacatttggggggggggcacatATTCAGTGGGAGTTCTGAGGTGCTCCCTCAAGAAAATATGAGCCTCAAACAATTAATTTCCCACATTCTGGAGTTTTTTAATGCACCATGCAGGAAATGACTTTATCTTAAGGACAACAGGAAACATCAAAAAGGAGACAGTTAAAACTTTAGCCTAAAGAATATAGTGAAATAATGTAGAACAGTGTTAAGTCACTCACCATGTTATCCCTGGTGAGTGGAAAGCACGTGGAGGCATGATTTACTCTGTCATCCTCATTTGTGTCTG encodes the following:
- the LOC117260532 gene encoding uncharacterized protein LOC117260532 isoform X6, producing the protein MMFVWLLLGAFVCMGQSQVIYQQYGSIYNLWMLRRTHFIEFNPKNSSDVRTLWKSGDPEISEDKKYVRTYISYMMKNLTQRDSGRYILRDKDMRELTTHTLEVEAITKDFKRQPGERLSFTIALEPSSCNIYFFPESNGQPLTIDIVRQGKLQGGLDQYKCVGFELYRSCGILNKALQMACRGRFEVRDQNGDTALEVSLEMNPSTETHERKSGEFLSVSFDLKQGSCNVFFFPERTGEKREVMVEIVRHGWMQPVSDEYGCRGFDLLKPCGIVNEALQSSCSGRFEIRDHNGDTAFEMSLAVESEPYVPSDWAFGAGVALTLLFFCCVRYCCCGGSPAKEDGPETDAAEPAKRYQENDSEPSRWRPHYLSQPSETPKLVFSQRSLTRPLINQPPTVNVPPASPQINQPSTVNVPPASPQVSAADPPTVPVNYDPALRFELKMKIPPALTSESPYSGVYISDKFNFR
- the LOC117260532 gene encoding uncharacterized protein LOC117260532 isoform X1, with protein sequence MMFVWLLLGAFVCMGQSQVIYQQYGSIYNLWMLRRTHFIEFNPKNSSDVRTLWKSGDPEISEDKKYVRTYISYMMKNLTQRDSGRYILRDKDMRELTTHTLEVEAITKDFKRQPGERLSFTIALEPSSCNIYFFPESNGQPLTIDIVRQGKLQGGLDQYKCVGFELYRSCGILNKALQMACRGRFEVRDQNGDTALEVSLEMNPSTETHERKSGEFLSVSFDLKQGSCNVFFFPERTGEKREVMVEIVRHGWMQPVSDEYGCRGFDLLKPCGIVNEALQSSCSGRFEIRDHNGDTAFEMSLAVESEPYVPSDWAFGAGVALTLLFFCCVRYCCCGGSPAKEDGPETDAAEPAKRYQENDSEPSRWRPHYLSQPSETPKLVFSQRSLTRPLINQPPTVNVPPASPQINQPSTVNVPPASPQINQPPTVNVPPASPQINQPSTVNVPPASPQVSAADPPTVPVNYDPALRFELKMKIPPALTSESPYSGVYISDKFNFR
- the LOC117260532 gene encoding uncharacterized protein LOC117260532 isoform X11, translated to MMFVWLLLGAFVCMGQSQVIYQQYGSIYNLWMLRRTHFIEFNPKNSSDVRTLWKSGDPEISEDKKYVRTYISYMMKNLTQRDSGRYILRDKDMRELTTHTLEVEAITKDFKRQPGERLSFTIALEPSSCNIYFFPESNGQPLTIDIVRQGKLQGGLDQYKCVGFELYRSCGILNKALQMACRGRFEVRDQNGDTALEVSLEMNPSTETHERKSGEFLSVSFDLKQGSCNVFFFPERTGEKREVMVEIVRHGWMQPVSDEYGCRGFDLLKPCGIVNEALQSSCSGRFEIRDHNGDTAFEMSLAVESEPYVPSDWAFGAGVALTLLFFCCVRYCCCGGSPAKEDGPETDAAEPAKRYQEVDTLCIKAALPINQPPTVNVPPASPQINQPSTVNVPPASPQVSAADPPTVPVNYDPALRFELKMKIPPALTSESPYSGVYISDKFNFR
- the LOC117260532 gene encoding uncharacterized protein LOC117260532 isoform X5, with product MMFVWLLLGAFVCMGQSQVIYQQYGSIYNLWMLRRTHFIEFNPKNSSDVRTLWKSGDPEISEDKKYVRTYISYMMKNLTQRDSGRYILRDKDMRELTTHTLEVEAITKDFKRQPGERLSFTIALEPSSCNIYFFPESNGQPLTIDIVRQGKLQGGLDQYKCVGFELYRSCGILNKALQMACRGRFEVRDQNGDTALEVSLEMNPSTETHERKSGEFLSVSFDLKQGSCNVFFFPERTGEKREVMVEIVRHGWMQPVSDEYGCRGFDLLKPCGIVNEALQSSCSGRFEIRDHNGDTAFEMSLAVESEPYVPSDWAFGAGVALTLLFFCCVRYCCCGGSPAKEDGPETDAAEPAKRYQEVDTLCIKAALPINQPPTVNVPPASPQINQPSTVNVPPASPQINQPPTVNVPPASPQINQPSTVNVPPASPQVSAADPPTVPVNYDPALRFELKMKIPPALTSESPYSGVYISDKFNFR
- the LOC117260532 gene encoding uncharacterized protein LOC117260532 isoform X9 → MMFVWLLLGAFVCMGQSQVIYQQYGSIYNLWMLRRTHFIEFNPKNSSDVRTLWKSGDPEISEDKKYVRTYISYMMKNLTQRDSGRYILRDKDMRELTTHTLEVEAITKDFKRQPGERLSFTIALEPSSCNIYFFPESNGQPLTIDIVRQGKLQGGLDQYKCVGFELYRSCGILNKALQMACRGRFEVRDQNGDTALEVSLEMNPSTETHERKSGEFLSVSFDLKQGSCNVFFFPERTGEKREVMVEIVRHGWMQPVSDEYGCRGFDLLKPCGIVNEALQSSCSGRFEIRDHNGDTAFEMSLAVESEPYVPSDWAFGAGVALTLLFFCCVRYCCCGGSPAKEDGPETDAAEPAKRYQEVDTLCIKAALPINQPPTVNVPPASPQINQPPTVNVPPASPQINQPSTVNVPPASPQVSAADPPTVPVNYDPALRFELKMKIPPALTSESPYSGVYISDKFNFR
- the LOC117260532 gene encoding uncharacterized protein LOC117260532 isoform X2 codes for the protein MMFVWLLLGAFVCMGQSQVIYQQYGSIYNLWMLRRTHFIEFNPKNSSDVRTLWKSGDPEISEDKKYVRTYISYMMKNLTQRDSGRYILRDKDMRELTTHTLEVEAITKDFKRQPGERLSFTIALEPSSCNIYFFPESNGQPLTIDIVRQGKLQGGLDQYKCVGFELYRSCGILNKALQMACRGRFEVRDQNGDTALEVSLEMNPSTETHERKSGEFLSVSFDLKQGSCNVFFFPERTGEKREVMVEIVRHGWMQPVSDEYGCRGFDLLKPCGIVNEALQSSCSGRFEIRDHNGDTAFEMSLAVESEPYVPSDWAFGAGVALTLLFFCCVRYCCCGGSPAKEDGPETDAAEPAKRYQENDSEPSRWRPHYLSQPSETPKLVFSQRSLTRPLINQPPTVNVPPASPQINQPPTVNVPPASPQINQPSTVNVPPASPQVSAADPPTVPVNYDPALRFELKMKIPPALTSESPYSGVYISDKFNFR
- the LOC117260532 gene encoding uncharacterized protein LOC117260532 isoform X7: MMFVWLLLGAFVCMGQSQVIYQQYGSIYNLWMLRRTHFIEFNPKNSSDVRTLWKSGDPEISEDKKYVRTYISYMMKNLTQRDSGRYILRDKDMRELTTHTLEVEAITKDFKRQPGERLSFTIALEPSSCNIYFFPESNGQPLTIDIVRQGKLQGGLDQYKCVGFELYRSCGILNKALQMACRGRFEVRDQNGDTALEVSLEMNPSTETHERKSGEFLSVSFDLKQGSCNVFFFPERTGEKREVMVEIVRHGWMQPVSDEYGCRGFDLLKPCGIVNEALQSSCSGRFEIRDHNGDTAFEMSLAVESEPYVPSDWAFGAGVALTLLFFCCVRYCCCGGSPAKEDGPETDAAEPAKRYQENDSEPSRWRPHYLSQPSETPKLVFSQRSLTRPLINQPPTVNVPPASPQINQPSTVNVPPASPQVSAADPPTVPVNYDPALRFELKMKIPPALTSESPYSGVYISDKFNFR
- the LOC117260532 gene encoding uncharacterized protein LOC117260532 isoform X4, whose product is MMFVWLLLGAFVCMGQSQVIYQQYGSIYNLWMLRRTHFIEFNPKNSSDVRTLWKSGDPEISEDKKYVRTYISYMMKNLTQRDSGRYILRDKDMRELTTHTLEVEAITKDFKRQPGERLSFTIALEPSSCNIYFFPESNGQPLTIDIVRQGKLQGGLDQYKCVGFELYRSCGILNKALQMACRGRFEVRDQNGDTALEVSLEMNPSTETHERKSGEFLSVSFDLKQGSCNVFFFPERTGEKREVMVEIVRHGWMQPVSDEYGCRGFDLLKPCGIVNEALQSSCSGRFEIRDHNGDTAFEMSLAVESEPYVPSDWAFGAGVALTLLFFCCVRYCCCGGSPAKEDGPETDAAEPAKRYQENDSEPSRWRPHYLSQPSETPKLVFSQRSLTRPLINQPSTVNVPPASPQINQPPTVNVPPASPQINQPSTVNVPPASPQVSAADPPTVPVNYDPALRFELKMKIPPALTSESPYSGVYISDKFNFR
- the LOC117260532 gene encoding uncharacterized protein LOC117260532 isoform X10; protein product: MMFVWLLLGAFVCMGQSQVIYQQYGSIYNLWMLRRTHFIEFNPKNSSDVRTLWKSGDPEISEDKKYVRTYISYMMKNLTQRDSGRYILRDKDMRELTTHTLEVEAITKDFKRQPGERLSFTIALEPSSCNIYFFPESNGQPLTIDIVRQGKLQGGLDQYKCVGFELYRSCGILNKALQMACRGRFEVRDQNGDTALEVSLEMNPSTETHERKSGEFLSVSFDLKQGSCNVFFFPERTGEKREVMVEIVRHGWMQPVSDEYGCRGFDLLKPCGIVNEALQSSCSGRFEIRDHNGDTAFEMSLAVESEPYVPSDWAFGAGVALTLLFFCCVRYCCCGGSPAKEDGPETDAAEPAKRYQEVDTLCIKAALPINQPPTVNVPPASPQINQPSTVNVPPASPQVSAADPPTVPVNYDPALRFELKMKIPPALTSESPYSGVYISDKFNFR
- the LOC117260532 gene encoding uncharacterized protein LOC117260532 isoform X3; the encoded protein is MMFVWLLLGAFVCMGQSQVIYQQYGSIYNLWMLRRTHFIEFNPKNSSDVRTLWKSGDPEISEDKKYVRTYISYMMKNLTQRDSGRYILRDKDMRELTTHTLEVEAITKDFKRQPGERLSFTIALEPSSCNIYFFPESNGQPLTIDIVRQGKLQGGLDQYKCVGFELYRSCGILNKALQMACRGRFEVRDQNGDTALEVSLEMNPSTETHERKSGEFLSVSFDLKQGSCNVFFFPERTGEKREVMVEIVRHGWMQPVSDEYGCRGFDLLKPCGIVNEALQSSCSGRFEIRDHNGDTAFEMSLAVESEPYVPSDWAFGAGVALTLLFFCCVRYCCCGGSPAKEDGPETDAAEPAKRYQENDSEPSRWRPHYLSQPSETPKLVFSQRSLTRPLINQPPTVNVPPASPQINQPSTVNVPPASPQINQPSTVNVPPASPQVSAADPPTVPVNYDPALRFELKMKIPPALTSESPYSGVYISDKFNFR
- the LOC117260532 gene encoding uncharacterized protein LOC117260532 isoform X8, with the protein product MMFVWLLLGAFVCMGQSQVIYQQYGSIYNLWMLRRTHFIEFNPKNSSDVRTLWKSGDPEISEDKKYVRTYISYMMKNLTQRDSGRYILRDKDMRELTTHTLEVEAITKDFKRQPGERLSFTIALEPSSCNIYFFPESNGQPLTIDIVRQGKLQGGLDQYKCVGFELYRSCGILNKALQMACRGRFEVRDQNGDTALEVSLEMNPSTETHERKSGEFLSVSFDLKQGSCNVFFFPERTGEKREVMVEIVRHGWMQPVSDEYGCRGFDLLKPCGIVNEALQSSCSGRFEIRDHNGDTAFEMSLAVESEPYVPSDWAFGAGVALTLLFFCCVRYCCCGGSPAKEDGPETDAAEPAKRYQENDSEPSRWRPHYLSQPSETPKLVFSQRSLTRPLINQPSTVNVPPASPQINQPSTVNVPPASPQVSAADPPTVPVNYDPALRFELKMKIPPALTSESPYSGVYISDKFNFR